The nucleotide window CAACCGGGCGGCAGCCGAGGCTGTCGATCTCGAGACGCTCGCCTTCGACTCTGACTTCTCGCTCTTCCTGAAGGAGGGCGTCTCCACCCAGCTCAAAAACGCGGCGCTGCGCAAGCTCTGGCGTTCCAATCCGGTGCTGGCCTGCGTCGACGGCCTCAACGACTACGACGAGGATTACCGTACGGTCGAGACCTTTGCTGACGGGATCCGCTCGTCCTGGCAGGTCGGCAAGGGCTACAGCTGGATGTCCGAGGTAGAGGAAAAGCTGGAGGCGGTGGCCGATGCTGTCGATATCCAGCCCGCTTCGGACGAGGTTCTTGAACGCGCTTCGGGCGAGGCGATGCCGGACACTCCGCAAGGCCTAGAGATCGAGGTCTCCGACCTCTCAGATTTGGAGAGCGATGACCCGAAGGCTCTGGCGGAGACGCCCGAGGCAGAGAGCGAGCCGGTGCAAGAGCGGCTTTCGCTCATGGCACCCATGACCCGCGATGACGGGGAGGTGGCTCGTCCGCGCACGCCTGCCGCCCAGGAGCCCGCTCGTCCCGCACGTCGGCGTGTCCGCTTCACCTGAAGAGGCGAACTGCCGGCGCACCTGCTGGGACGGGACTACTGGGGCGGAAACTGGTTCTCGCAATAGCTGACCGCGCGTGAGCGGAACGTATTGTAGCGCGCCGCGTCGACCAGTCCTTCCTTGCGCATCTGGTCCACCGCGCCGACGCGTTCGGCAAGGCATGCGTCGAGTTGCGGGTTGCCCGAGGAGGCCATGCCGGCGCTGACGGTGCCCGAACTTTCGAACGGCGTCATGGCAACGCCGGCGAAGCCGACCTTTCCGATCCACACCATGGCAGCAGCCAATCCCACGGCGACGGCGAGCGCGGCTAGGCGCGCTCCAAGGCCGTCGATGGCCCGCGGGCGAGCAGGGCGGGAGACGGGAGCCTCCGCCATTTCAGCCGCCCGTCACGCTCATGTGGCGGGAAACGGCGGGCTGGCGCGTGCGTCGGTCGATGATGAAGTCGTGGCCCTTCGGCTTGCGCCCGATCGCCTCGTCGATGGCGGAGTAGAGCAGATCGTCGCTCTCCGAGGCGCGAAGCGCCGCGCGAAGGTCGGCGCTGTCGTCCTGCCCAAGGCACATGTAGAGCATGCCGGTGCACGTCACTCGAACCCGGTTGCAGCTTTCGCAGAAATTGTGGGTCATCGGCGTGATGAAGCCGAGCCGCCCGCCCGTCTCCGCGATACGCACGTAGCGTGCCGGTCCGCCGGTCTTGTACGGGATGTCCTCGAGCGTCAGGCGCTCGGCAAGATTGGCGCGCACGAGAGAAAGCGGCAGGTACTGGTCCGTCCGGTCCTCGTCGATCTCGCCGAGCGGCATGGTCTCGATCAGCGTCAGGTCGTAGCCGTTGCCGTGGCACCATTCGACCATCGGCACGATCTCGTGCTCGTTGACGCCCTTCAAGGCGACCATGTTGATCTTGACCGACAGGCCCGCTTCCGTGGCCGCACGGATCCCGTCCATCACCTTCGCAAGATCGCCCCAGCGGGTGATCGCGCGGAAGCGCGCCGGGTCCAGCGTGTCGATGGACACGTTGATGCGGCGCACGCCGCAGTCGTAAAGTTCCGATGCGTAGCGTGCGAGCTGCGATCCGTTGGTTGTGATCGTCAGCTCCTCCAGGTCGCCGCTGTCGATATGGCGCGAGAGCGAGCGGATAAGGCTCATGATGTTCTTGCGCACCAGCGGTTCGCCGCCGGTCAGGCGCAGCTTGCGCACGCCCTTGACGATGAAGGCGGAGCACAGCCGGTCGAGTTCCTCGAGGCTCAGAACCTCCCGCTTGGGCAGGAAGGTCATGTCTTCGGCCATGCAATAGACGCAACGGAAATCGCAACGGTCGGTGACGGAAACGCGGAGATAGCTGACGGTTCGCCCGAACGGGTCGATCATCTGCTGGGACATCGTGTGTTCCTTGCCCGGCCGCGGGTGCGGCCTCTTGATACCTGGACGCCGGATGCGCGGTGCCTCCGGTCTCCTCCCCATTTGGGTATGAAGGTAGCGGAAAGAAGACTTGCGTCAATTGTGCGCAGGTAGGAGATGCAGCCGGCTGCCGTGGCGCTTGCAGTTTGCCGCAGCCCCACTATCGTCGCGGCCAACGCAAGCAATGCAACCGGGAAGGATTTGCAACGTGACCGACAGCAAGCCCTGGCCGACGGAACTCCGCCTGAGCAAGGATCGCAAGCGGCTCTCCGTCACCTTCGACACTGGCGAGGCGCACGAGTACTCCGCCGAGTATCTGCGCGTCTGCTCTCCCTCTGCGGAGGTGCAGGGACACTCGCCGGCACAGCGCAAGACGGTGCCCGGGAAGATGAATGTAGGGATCATGCAGATCGATCCCGTCGGCAACTATGCCGTCCGCATCCATTTCGACGATCTTCACAATACCGGGATCTTCTCCTGGGACTATTTCCTCAAGCTGGCGAACGAGCGCGAGGAACTGTGGGGCGGCTATCTGCGCGAGCTGGAGGAAAAGGGCCTTTCGCGTGAGCCGCGGCGCTGAAACTGGCGTCGACAGCCGCCTGGAATCGTCTGCATAGTTGCTGCAGATGGAATCACGTCGGAGAGTGCGAATCGTGAGCGGTGATGAAGCGACAATCCGGGCTGCCGGACAGCAGGGCGCGGGCAATTCAAGCGGTATGAGCCGCCGGGCGCTTCTGGCCGGCCTGCCCCTGTTGCTTGCGGCGTGCCAGACCAAGAGCGGCGCGATCAAGAATGCCGGCCTCGAAGTGACGACGGAAGGTGCCCCGAATTATGCGCTGGCCTATGCGGCGCGGCGCGACGGCGGCTTCAACATTCCGGCCATCCCGTGGAAGGAATTCGACCCGCGCTACCTGCGCCAGTCGGTGCGCTACATGAGCCGCCA belongs to Stappia indica and includes:
- the moaA gene encoding GTP 3',8-cyclase MoaA, with protein sequence MSQQMIDPFGRTVSYLRVSVTDRCDFRCVYCMAEDMTFLPKREVLSLEELDRLCSAFIVKGVRKLRLTGGEPLVRKNIMSLIRSLSRHIDSGDLEELTITTNGSQLARYASELYDCGVRRINVSIDTLDPARFRAITRWGDLAKVMDGIRAATEAGLSVKINMVALKGVNEHEIVPMVEWCHGNGYDLTLIETMPLGEIDEDRTDQYLPLSLVRANLAERLTLEDIPYKTGGPARYVRIAETGGRLGFITPMTHNFCESCNRVRVTCTGMLYMCLGQDDSADLRAALRASESDDLLYSAIDEAIGRKPKGHDFIIDRRTRQPAVSRHMSVTGG
- a CDS encoding gamma-butyrobetaine hydroxylase-like domain-containing protein, giving the protein MTDSKPWPTELRLSKDRKRLSVTFDTGEAHEYSAEYLRVCSPSAEVQGHSPAQRKTVPGKMNVGIMQIDPVGNYAVRIHFDDLHNTGIFSWDYFLKLANEREELWGGYLRELEEKGLSREPRR
- a CDS encoding DUF3306 domain-containing protein — its product is MSAETDRGFLSRWSQRKQAARQQVGERAEDEQAGLVDEPSSELSHGEPEGEAQHLGSTREEVAEANRAAAEAVDLETLAFDSDFSLFLKEGVSTQLKNAALRKLWRSNPVLACVDGLNDYDEDYRTVETFADGIRSSWQVGKGYSWMSEVEEKLEAVADAVDIQPASDEVLERASGEAMPDTPQGLEIEVSDLSDLESDDPKALAETPEAESEPVQERLSLMAPMTRDDGEVARPRTPAAQEPARPARRRVRFT